One window of Microtus pennsylvanicus isolate mMicPen1 chromosome X, mMicPen1.hap1, whole genome shotgun sequence genomic DNA carries:
- the Ct47c1 gene encoding cancer/testis antigen family 47 member C1 yields the protein MSAQGDQDPTRESPENPVALEGEGVQEAAGGSEMGHESGLDGASATPAIEEILAFHPRGVDNVGPERNQEEAGDRRGSSGAEEDSDIEPAEEEGAGEEMENIRDQDMMADHRFPMAGFLFMFMDAIHAIINRVYYNDHSTIRRPHENDRGMETPGPSASGRSSQVQVPSGPIPSTVRTTGYEARASHSLGGARSLPEIISTFPELEEPLDFEEVADHYLPEPHVYMREPAVRAAAQEQAGEEMAVQATAEEPKKEVIEHAMTSEGESHCDTRNDKFDIFEGKEEEKKEEEQKNQEHGEVSPDPADRSTGKSRFLC from the exons ATGTCTGCCCAAGGGGATCAAGATCCAACCAGAGAGTCCCCAGAGAACCCAGTAGCCCTTGAGGGAGAGGGGGTACAAGAAGCTGCAGGGGGCAGCGAGATGGGCCATGAGTCCGGCCTCGATGGGGCCTCTGCCACACCAGCCATTGAAGAAATACTGGCCTTTCATCCTAGGGGGGTGGACAATGTTGGGCCTGAGAGAAACCAGGAAGAAGCGGGTGACAGGAGAGGGAGCTCAGGTGCTGAGGAAGACTCAGATATTGAACCTGctgaggaggagggagcaggggaggagatggaaaacATAAGAGATCAAGACATGATGGCTGACCATCGATTCCCAATGGCTGGCTTCCTATTTATGTTTATGGATGCGATCCACGCCATTATCAACCGTGTCTATTACAACGACCATTCAACGATTAGGCGTCCCCATGAAAACGACAGAGGGATGGAAACACCTGGTCCTTCTGCTTCTGGCCGCTCGAGTCAGGTCCAAGTTCCATCCGGGCCCATTCCATCCACAGTGAGGACCACAGGGTATGAGGCCCGGGCCTCACACTCTCTGGGCGGGGCCCGAAGCTTGCCAGAGATTATCTCTACATTTCCGGAGCTGGAGGAGCCTCTAGACTTCGAGGAAGTAGCAGATCATTACTTGCCTGAGCCACATGTTTACATGCGGGAGCCAGCAGTTAGGGCAGCAGCCCAGGAACAAGCAGGAGAAGAGATGGCAGTACAGGCGACAGCAGAAGAACCAAAAAAGGAAGTCATCGAGCACGCCATGACCTCAGAGG GCGAATCCCATTGTGATACCCGGAATGACAAATTCGACATCtttgaggggaaggaggaggaaaaaaaagaagaagaacaaaagaacCAAGAACATGGTGAAGTCAGCCCAGATCCAGCAGACCGCAGCACCGGAAAATCCAGGTTCCTGTGCTGA